One genomic window of Tenacibaculum tangerinum includes the following:
- the mreC gene encoding rod shape-determining protein MreC, translating into MQQLIYFFQKNKYFLFFLLLEIIAVALIINNHSFHKSKFISSTNFITGSLYQKASDISDYFKLKDKNALLAEENVTLKNKLEQLNSYIDSISTYQIDATKLNQNYTYISGKIIKNTFHKSDNFLTINRGTKNGVSKEMGIINGKGIIGITDNVSPKFARVQSILNSNSNINAKFKNNHHFGSLIWDGKDYSIAQLIDIPRQANFKAGDTIVTGGRSTIFPAEIPIGTVIEVPKELTAVNSIDIKLFNDMSNLGHIYIITNLNRKEIKKVENNNE; encoded by the coding sequence ATGCAACAGCTTATTTATTTCTTTCAAAAAAATAAGTACTTTTTATTTTTTTTATTATTAGAAATTATTGCTGTTGCATTAATCATTAATAACCATTCTTTTCACAAAAGTAAATTTATTAGCTCCACCAATTTTATTACAGGTAGTTTATATCAAAAAGCATCTGATATTTCAGATTATTTTAAATTAAAAGACAAAAACGCTCTGCTAGCAGAAGAAAATGTGACTTTAAAAAATAAGTTAGAGCAACTAAACAGTTATATTGATAGCATTTCAACTTACCAAATAGACGCTACAAAGCTTAATCAAAACTACACCTATATTTCTGGAAAGATTATTAAGAACACCTTTCATAAGTCCGACAATTTCTTAACAATCAATAGAGGTACTAAAAATGGTGTTTCTAAAGAAATGGGAATCATAAATGGCAAAGGTATTATTGGTATAACCGATAATGTATCTCCAAAATTTGCCAGAGTTCAATCTATTTTAAACTCTAACAGTAATATTAACGCTAAGTTTAAAAATAACCACCACTTTGGCTCGTTAATTTGGGACGGAAAAGATTATAGTATTGCACAATTAATAGACATTCCTCGTCAAGCTAATTTTAAAGCAGGAGATACAATAGTTACAGGTGGAAGGTCTACCATTTTTCCAGCAGAAATACCAATTGGAACTGTAATAGAAGTACCAAAAGAGCTTACAGCAGTAAATAGTATTGATATAAAACTCTTTAACGACATGTCTAATTTAGGACATATTTATATTATCACTAATTTAAACAGAAAAGAAATAAAAAAAGTAGAAAACAATAATGAATAG
- a CDS encoding rod shape-determining protein encodes MGFFDFMTEDIAVDLGTANTLIIHNGKVVIDNPSIVARNRLTGKIIATGHEANRMQGKTHENIKTIRPLKDGVIADFQASEEMIKEFVKQIPAIKKKLFPPSLRMVICIPSGITEVEKRAVIDSGRHMNAKEIYLIYEPMAAAIGVGIDIMEPKGNMIIDIGGGTTEIAVIALAGIVCDQSVKVAGDLFTSDIMYYMRTQHNLYIGETTAEKIKLQVGSATEDLDTPPEDIMVQGRDLLSGKPKQVQVSYREIAKALDKSILRIEDAVMETLSKTPPELAADIYNTGIYLAGGGSMLRGLDKRLSRKTDLPVYVAEDPLRAVVRGTGIALKNLEKYKTVLIK; translated from the coding sequence ATGGGTTTTTTCGATTTCATGACAGAAGATATTGCAGTTGATTTAGGCACTGCAAACACACTTATAATACACAATGGTAAGGTTGTTATAGACAACCCATCTATCGTTGCTCGTAATAGACTCACTGGCAAAATTATTGCCACAGGTCATGAAGCGAACAGAATGCAAGGGAAAACCCATGAAAACATAAAAACTATACGTCCATTAAAAGACGGTGTTATTGCTGATTTTCAAGCGTCAGAAGAAATGATTAAGGAATTTGTAAAACAAATTCCCGCTATTAAAAAGAAGCTTTTCCCTCCTTCATTACGTATGGTTATTTGTATTCCATCTGGTATTACCGAAGTTGAAAAACGAGCGGTTATAGATTCGGGTCGCCATATGAATGCCAAAGAAATTTATTTAATCTATGAACCGATGGCGGCAGCCATTGGTGTTGGTATTGATATTATGGAGCCTAAAGGAAATATGATTATTGATATAGGTGGTGGTACTACTGAAATTGCCGTTATTGCCCTTGCTGGTATTGTATGTGATCAATCGGTAAAAGTCGCTGGAGATTTATTTACCAGCGATATCATGTACTACATGCGTACACAACATAATTTATATATTGGAGAAACAACCGCAGAGAAGATAAAATTACAGGTAGGTTCTGCTACAGAAGATTTAGACACACCTCCCGAAGATATCATGGTACAAGGACGTGATTTGTTAAGCGGAAAACCCAAACAAGTACAAGTATCGTATCGTGAAATTGCCAAGGCGCTTGATAAGTCTATTTTACGCATTGAAGATGCTGTAATGGAAACCTTATCTAAAACACCTCCCGAATTGGCAGCAGACATTTACAATACAGGTATTTATTTAGCTGGTGGTGGATCGATGTTAAGAGGATTAGACAAACGTTTATCTAGAAAAACAGATTTACCTGTATATGTTGCAGAAGACCCGTTACGTGCCGTAGTTAGAGGAACAGGTATCGCACTTAAAAACTTAGAAAAATACAAAACTGTATTAATTAAATAA
- the purH gene encoding bifunctional phosphoribosylaminoimidazolecarboxamide formyltransferase/IMP cyclohydrolase, with protein sequence MSHTKTIKSALISVFHKDGLEPIVKKLDELGVTIYSTGGTEKFITDLGIDVVPVEDITSYPSILGGRVKTLHPKVFGGILNRQDHEGDITEMKEYSIPQLDLVIVDLYPFEKTVASGASEQDIIEKIDIGGISLIRAAAKNFKDTIIVSSMEQYEEFLHIISEGKGNTTLNHRKKFATKAFNISSHYDTAIFNYFNSDDDETVLKISETNGKVLRYGENPHQKGFFFGDIEAMFDKLHGKELSYNNLLDIDAAVNLIEEFNGEDPTFAILKHNNACGFAQRETIYQAYVDALAGDPVSAFGGILISNTTIDKATAEEIHKLFCEVVIAPSYDADALEILKGKKNRVLLVQKEVVLPKTTVRTCLNGTLVQDKDYITDKLEDLTYPTNNKPSKSELEDLLFASKLCKNTKSNTIILVKNKQLLAGGTGQTSRVDALRQAIEKATSFNFDLQGAVMASDAFFPFPDCVEIADKAGIKSVIQPGGSIKDQLSIDYCNDNGIAMVFTGTRHFKH encoded by the coding sequence ATGAGCCATACAAAAACTATCAAATCAGCATTAATTTCCGTTTTTCATAAAGATGGATTAGAGCCTATTGTAAAAAAGTTAGACGAACTAGGTGTTACCATATACTCAACAGGAGGTACCGAAAAATTTATTACAGATTTAGGTATCGATGTAGTACCAGTAGAAGACATCACTTCTTACCCTTCTATTTTAGGTGGAAGAGTAAAAACATTACATCCAAAGGTTTTTGGAGGTATTTTAAACAGGCAAGACCATGAAGGAGATATTACTGAAATGAAAGAGTACAGTATTCCGCAGTTAGATTTAGTTATTGTAGACTTATATCCTTTTGAAAAAACAGTTGCTTCTGGTGCTTCAGAACAAGATATTATAGAAAAAATTGATATTGGTGGTATTTCGTTGATTCGTGCAGCTGCAAAAAACTTTAAAGACACTATAATTGTTTCTTCAATGGAACAATACGAAGAGTTCTTACATATTATTTCAGAAGGCAAAGGAAATACTACTTTAAACCATAGAAAAAAGTTTGCTACAAAAGCTTTCAATATCTCGTCACACTACGATACCGCTATCTTCAATTATTTTAATTCTGATGATGATGAAACTGTATTAAAAATTAGCGAAACGAACGGAAAAGTATTACGTTACGGAGAAAATCCACACCAAAAAGGATTTTTCTTTGGTGACATAGAAGCTATGTTTGATAAATTACACGGAAAAGAACTAAGCTACAACAACTTATTAGATATTGATGCCGCTGTAAATTTAATAGAAGAATTTAATGGTGAAGACCCTACATTTGCTATTTTAAAGCATAATAATGCCTGTGGTTTTGCTCAAAGAGAAACAATTTACCAAGCCTATGTAGATGCCTTAGCTGGCGATCCTGTTTCTGCTTTTGGTGGTATCTTAATTTCTAATACCACTATTGATAAAGCTACTGCAGAAGAAATTCATAAATTATTCTGCGAAGTAGTAATTGCCCCTTCCTATGATGCAGATGCCTTAGAAATTTTAAAAGGCAAAAAGAATAGAGTACTCTTAGTTCAAAAAGAGGTAGTACTACCAAAAACTACTGTTAGAACCTGTTTAAATGGGACTTTAGTTCAAGACAAAGATTATATTACCGACAAACTAGAAGATTTAACATACCCTACTAACAATAAACCATCAAAAAGTGAGTTAGAAGATTTATTATTTGCTTCTAAACTATGTAAAAACACCAAATCAAACACCATCATTCTAGTTAAAAACAAACAGTTATTAGCTGGAGGAACAGGACAAACTAGTAGAGTAGATGCCTTGAGGCAAGCCATTGAAAAAGCTACCAGTTTTAACTTTGATTTACAAGGAGCTGTAATGGCTAGTGACGCTTTTTTCCCTTTTCCTGATTGTGTAGAAATAGCAGATAAAGCAGGTATAAAAAGTGTAATTCAGCCAGGAGGCTCAATAAAAGACCAACTTAGTATTGATTATTGTAATGATAATGGTATAGCGATGGTTTTTACTGGAACAAGACATTTTAAACATTAA
- a CDS encoding GAF domain-containing protein: MNLQELKTTINTIVDAAASKEEKLQQICDYLASEVSYYDWVGFYFKNGDKKELKLAQFNGEPTEHTIIPFGKGICGQVAVSNENFVVQDVSEQDNYISCGWKVKSEIVIPIFVNGENVGQIDIDSHSVSPFSQEDEHLLEHVCKKVATFL; encoded by the coding sequence ATGAATTTACAAGAACTAAAAACAACTATAAATACCATTGTTGATGCTGCTGCTTCAAAAGAAGAAAAATTACAACAAATTTGCGATTATTTAGCTTCGGAAGTCTCTTATTATGATTGGGTAGGATTCTACTTTAAGAATGGAGATAAAAAAGAACTAAAATTAGCCCAGTTTAATGGAGAACCAACAGAACATACCATTATTCCTTTTGGGAAAGGGATTTGTGGTCAGGTGGCCGTTAGCAATGAAAATTTTGTAGTGCAAGACGTAAGCGAACAAGACAATTATATTTCTTGTGGCTGGAAGGTGAAATCTGAAATTGTTATCCCTATTTTTGTAAATGGTGAAAATGTCGGTCAAATAGACATTGACTCTCATTCAGTTAGCCCTTTTTCTCAAGAAGATGAGCATTTATTAGAGCATGTATGCAAAAAAGTAGCTACTTTTCTCTAA
- a CDS encoding pseudouridine synthase, which yields MNSKNSSRGRQAGRNSNPQGKNQFKKDFRKPKSNKPAQQKTENTGVRLNKFISNSGICSRREADTYIEHGSVSVNGKLVTEMGYKVQPTDEVRFDGTLISMEQKRYVLLNKPKNYITTMEDDRGRKTVMELIGNATRERIYPVGRLDRNTTGLLLFTNDGELAKKLTHPKHNVRKLYHASLDKKLTIADLEKLRGDVVIEGKKVFIDAVSYVEGERKTEVGIEIHSGRNRIVRKIFEHFGYHVVKLDRVVFAGLTKKNLPRGRWRELTQQEINTLQML from the coding sequence ATGAATTCAAAAAACTCGTCGAGAGGACGACAAGCTGGACGCAACAGCAATCCTCAAGGAAAAAATCAATTCAAAAAAGATTTCAGAAAACCTAAAAGCAATAAACCTGCTCAACAAAAAACGGAGAATACGGGAGTTCGTTTAAACAAATTTATTTCTAACTCAGGAATTTGCTCTCGTAGAGAAGCAGATACTTATATTGAACACGGAAGTGTTTCAGTTAATGGAAAATTAGTTACAGAAATGGGTTACAAAGTACAACCTACCGATGAGGTTCGCTTTGACGGCACCCTAATTTCTATGGAGCAAAAAAGATACGTTTTGCTAAATAAACCTAAAAACTACATCACTACCATGGAAGATGACCGTGGCCGAAAAACGGTGATGGAATTGATAGGAAATGCTACTAGAGAACGCATTTATCCAGTTGGAAGACTAGATAGAAACACTACCGGACTATTGTTATTTACCAACGACGGTGAATTAGCCAAAAAACTAACACACCCTAAACACAACGTTCGTAAATTATACCATGCTTCCTTAGATAAAAAACTAACCATTGCCGATTTAGAAAAATTACGTGGTGATGTGGTTATAGAAGGTAAAAAAGTATTTATTGATGCTGTTTCTTATGTAGAAGGTGAAAGAAAAACTGAGGTAGGCATCGAAATTCACTCAGGTAGAAACCGTATTGTTCGTAAAATATTTGAACATTTCGGATACCATGTCGTAAAGCTTGATAGAGTTGTTTTCGCAGGTCTAACTAAAAAGAACTTACCTCGTGGAAGGTGGCGAGAGTTAACACAGCAAGAAATTAACACTTTACAAATGCTCTAA
- a CDS encoding geranylgeranylglycerol-phosphate geranylgeranyltransferase encodes MSTFKANTFFLKIVSLLSVIRGYNILLLIAAQYLAAIFIFSDTKSVKPVVFDWHLLYLVIATVCVVASGYIINNFYDKKADIINRPIKTGLDSYVKQETKLTLYFVLNFIGFFFGWLVSWRAALFFSVYIFGIWFYSHKLKKHPFIGLITATTLTILPFFVIFVHYKNFSKVIFIHAFFLFLVIMIRELIKDLENIKGTIANNYTTFLVKYGEQKTKKLIILLMVLTLIPIGILFNYPAIEYMKYYFYLAAVTLVFVGFYTWKSTKNNQYRLAHNILKALLLIGVFSLLFIDKSLIVDKVVEVLD; translated from the coding sequence ATGAGTACATTTAAAGCCAATACATTTTTCTTAAAAATAGTAAGTCTTTTATCAGTTATAAGAGGTTACAATATTTTACTATTAATAGCAGCTCAATATTTAGCTGCTATTTTTATTTTCTCCGATACAAAATCTGTAAAACCTGTTGTTTTCGACTGGCATCTATTGTATTTGGTCATTGCTACCGTATGTGTAGTTGCCTCTGGGTATATTATTAATAACTTTTACGATAAAAAAGCCGATATTATCAACAGACCTATAAAAACAGGACTTGATTCTTATGTAAAGCAAGAAACCAAACTAACCTTGTATTTTGTATTAAACTTTATTGGTTTCTTTTTTGGGTGGTTGGTATCATGGCGTGCAGCCTTATTTTTTTCAGTATATATCTTTGGCATTTGGTTCTACTCACACAAACTAAAAAAACATCCGTTTATAGGGTTAATTACCGCAACAACACTAACCATACTTCCGTTTTTTGTAATATTTGTACACTATAAAAACTTTTCAAAAGTAATTTTTATCCATGCGTTCTTTCTTTTTTTGGTAATTATGATTCGTGAGCTCATTAAAGATTTAGAAAATATAAAAGGAACTATTGCCAATAATTACACTACATTTCTCGTAAAATACGGAGAGCAAAAAACCAAAAAACTAATCATTTTGTTAATGGTGCTCACCTTAATTCCTATTGGAATACTATTCAACTACCCTGCTATTGAATACATGAAATACTACTTTTATTTAGCTGCAGTTACCTTAGTTTTTGTGGGGTTTTACACTTGGAAATCGACAAAAAACAATCAATACCGACTCGCTCACAATATTTTAAAAGCACTTTTACTAATAGGTGTTTTTAGCTTATTATTTATTGATAAATCTTTAATTGTAGATAAAGTAGTAGAGGTTTTAGATTAA
- a CDS encoding mevalonate kinase family protein, translating to MKGPLFYAKILLFGEYGIIKDSKGLAIPFSSYKGALKSAKNLTGEAKKSNESLAKFYTYLANLNSELVSFDLDSLKSDIDNGMYFDSSIPQGYGVGSSGALVASIYDKYANDKITILENLTRDKLLTLKQVFALMESFFHGKSSGLDPLNSYLSLPILINSKEHIEPAGIPSQKEGKGAVFLLDSEQIGETEPMVNIFMNKMKNEGFRKMISEEFATYTDACIEDFLQGNVKSLFGNVKKLSKVVLANFKPMIPTAFHKVWEKGIQTNDYYLKLCGSGGGGYILGFTEDYEKAKNSLKDYKLELVYRF from the coding sequence ATGAAAGGACCTTTATTTTACGCAAAAATATTACTCTTTGGTGAGTATGGAATTATAAAAGACTCTAAAGGGCTTGCAATACCCTTTAGTTCATACAAAGGCGCGTTAAAATCTGCAAAAAACTTAACAGGAGAAGCTAAAAAATCAAATGAAAGTTTGGCTAAATTTTACACATATTTGGCGAACTTAAATTCTGAGTTAGTTTCTTTTGATTTAGACTCTTTAAAAAGTGATATTGACAACGGAATGTATTTTGACTCTTCGATACCTCAAGGTTACGGAGTAGGAAGTTCTGGTGCTTTAGTAGCTTCTATTTACGATAAGTACGCTAATGATAAAATTACCATTTTAGAAAACTTAACAAGAGACAAACTTTTAACTTTAAAGCAAGTTTTTGCCTTGATGGAATCATTCTTTCACGGAAAAAGTTCTGGTTTAGATCCTTTAAACTCTTATTTAAGTTTACCTATCTTAATCAATTCAAAAGAACATATTGAACCAGCAGGAATCCCTTCTCAAAAAGAAGGAAAAGGAGCTGTTTTCTTATTAGATTCTGAACAAATTGGTGAAACAGAACCTATGGTAAACATTTTTATGAATAAGATGAAAAACGAAGGTTTTAGAAAAATGATTAGTGAAGAGTTCGCTACCTACACCGATGCTTGTATTGAAGATTTTTTACAAGGCAATGTGAAGTCGTTGTTTGGTAATGTAAAGAAACTATCTAAAGTAGTATTGGCTAATTTTAAACCCATGATTCCTACTGCTTTTCATAAAGTATGGGAAAAAGGTATACAAACGAACGATTACTATTTAAAGCTTTGTGGTTCTGGTGGTGGAGGATATATCTTAGGATTTACTGAAGATTATGAAAAAGCAAAAAACAGTTTAAAAGATTATAAGTTAGAATTGGTGTATCGCTTTTAA
- a CDS encoding toxin-antitoxin system YwqK family antitoxin, producing the protein MKTSTLIITFFIGFITSSITAQDTVWFDKNWQETTKEKHEFYRPAPKKMSNGFWIVDYYKNGQIQMEGFSTVKKANEEIFDGLVMYYHENGKPFHRANYKNGKLHGIKKVYYESGELKEEGRYEEGKREGVWKTFYKNGKIETRGKYRNDEKVGVWKTFYKNVY; encoded by the coding sequence ATGAAAACTTCAACATTAATAATTACTTTTTTTATTGGTTTTATAACCAGTTCAATTACTGCACAAGACACTGTTTGGTTTGATAAAAACTGGCAAGAAACCACCAAAGAAAAACACGAATTTTACAGACCTGCCCCTAAAAAAATGAGCAATGGTTTTTGGATTGTAGACTACTACAAAAATGGCCAGATTCAGATGGAAGGCTTTAGCACAGTTAAAAAAGCTAACGAAGAAATATTTGATGGCTTAGTGATGTATTACCATGAAAATGGTAAACCCTTTCACAGAGCCAATTACAAAAACGGCAAGCTTCACGGCATAAAAAAGGTATACTATGAATCTGGCGAGTTAAAAGAAGAAGGAAGGTATGAGGAAGGCAAAAGAGAAGGTGTATGGAAAACCTTTTATAAAAATGGCAAAATAGAAACCAGAGGAAAGTATCGTAATGACGAGAAAGTGGGGGTTTGGAAAACTTTTTACAAAAATGTATACTAG
- a CDS encoding diphosphomevalonate/mevalonate 3,5-bisphosphate decarboxylase family protein: MNTSDFIFQSQEKKVANLTVTWQTPSNIALVKYWGKSEPQIPKNASISFTLNNCHTTTKIEFTKALPKDEAAFELFFEGKKKDDFKPKIAKFFKRIEEYCPYILEYDMVISSENSFPHSSGIASSASGMSAIAMCLMSLEKELNPSLTNEYINKKASFLARLGSGSASRSIEGPLVVWGSHPKIEGSSDLFGIQFPYKVHPVFENYQDTILLVDKGEKQVSSTVGHNLMHNHPYAENRFAQANDNLEKLSKILQNGDMEAFISLVESEALTLHAMMLTSNPYFILMKPNTLEIINKIWEYRQENNSNICFTLDAGANVHVLYPKSEITEIEAFIKKDLAAYCQKNQYICDSVGFGAQPL, encoded by the coding sequence TTGAATACATCAGATTTCATATTTCAATCTCAAGAGAAAAAAGTAGCTAACTTAACCGTTACTTGGCAAACACCTAGTAATATTGCTTTGGTAAAATATTGGGGAAAAAGTGAACCGCAAATCCCGAAAAATGCTTCTATAAGTTTTACATTAAACAACTGCCATACCACAACAAAAATCGAGTTTACAAAGGCATTGCCTAAAGATGAAGCTGCATTTGAATTATTTTTCGAAGGAAAAAAGAAAGATGATTTTAAACCTAAAATTGCGAAGTTTTTTAAACGAATTGAAGAATACTGTCCGTATATTTTAGAATACGACATGGTAATTTCTTCTGAAAACTCGTTTCCTCACAGCAGCGGAATTGCCTCTTCTGCAAGTGGAATGAGTGCCATAGCGATGTGTCTCATGAGTTTAGAAAAAGAGTTGAACCCTAGCCTAACGAATGAATACATTAACAAAAAGGCGTCATTTTTAGCCCGCTTAGGTTCGGGAAGCGCTAGTAGAAGTATTGAAGGACCTTTGGTTGTTTGGGGAAGCCACCCTAAAATTGAAGGAAGTTCCGATTTGTTTGGTATACAATTTCCTTATAAAGTCCATCCTGTTTTTGAAAATTATCAAGACACTATTTTACTCGTTGATAAGGGTGAAAAACAAGTTTCGAGTACAGTGGGGCATAATTTAATGCACAACCATCCGTATGCAGAAAATCGTTTTGCTCAGGCTAATGACAACCTGGAAAAACTTTCAAAAATTCTTCAAAACGGAGATATGGAAGCCTTCATTAGTTTGGTTGAAAGTGAAGCTTTAACACTACATGCAATGATGCTAACCAGCAATCCGTATTTTATTTTAATGAAACCCAATACCCTTGAAATTATTAACAAAATATGGGAGTACAGACAAGAAAATAACAGCAATATTTGCTTTACACTCGATGCTGGCGCAAACGTGCATGTTTTGTACCCAAAATCAGAAATCACTGAAATTGAAGCCTTTATAAAAAAAGATTTGGCTGCATACTGCCAAAAAAATCAGTATATTTGTGATAGTGTGGGTTTTGGCGCACAACCTTTATAA
- a CDS encoding LytR/AlgR family response regulator transcription factor: MTKKINCVIVDDEPVAREIIESFIAKTPNLTLVASCENAVEALQILQTQTIDLFFLDINMPEITGLSLAKIIHKKSQIIFTTAYRDYAVDGFNLHVIDYLLKPIAFERFLQAIQKVTETKPSFEISSKNEVPKDFMFVRADRKMVKINFEDILYIESLGDYVRVFTSNDTITTRETIRNFETTLPSNDFIRVHRSYIVSIPKITSYTNEYVEINRKAISISRSYKEDVLQKLAQV, from the coding sequence ATGACTAAAAAAATTAATTGTGTAATTGTTGATGATGAGCCAGTAGCAAGAGAAATTATTGAGTCATTTATAGCCAAAACTCCTAATTTAACCTTGGTCGCTAGTTGCGAGAACGCTGTGGAAGCTTTGCAGATTTTACAAACGCAAACGATCGATTTGTTTTTTCTCGACATAAACATGCCCGAGATTACTGGGCTGAGTTTGGCTAAAATTATTCATAAAAAGTCGCAAATCATTTTCACTACTGCTTATCGCGATTATGCAGTTGACGGTTTTAACTTACATGTAATAGACTATCTTTTAAAACCTATCGCTTTTGAAAGATTTTTACAAGCTATTCAAAAAGTTACTGAAACGAAGCCTTCTTTTGAAATTTCTTCAAAAAATGAAGTTCCCAAAGATTTTATGTTTGTAAGAGCAGATAGAAAAATGGTTAAAATTAACTTCGAAGATATTTTATATATCGAAAGTTTGGGTGATTATGTTCGGGTATTTACCAGCAATGACACTATTACAACCAGAGAAACGATACGTAATTTTGAAACAACATTACCCAGTAATGATTTTATTAGAGTACATCGTTCGTATATTGTTTCAATTCCTAAAATAACTTCATACACGAACGAGTATGTCGAAATTAACAGAAAAGCTATTTCTATAAGCAGAAGTTATAAAGAAGACGTTTTACAAAAATTAGCACAAGTGTAA
- a CDS encoding sensor histidine kinase, with the protein MRKIIISSLYKTPLHILYWGLVWLFFYLFFSVGSSNAQFLFWFTSILSIITIIGSYVFTYNLIPNYLLTKKYWSFLLYTTYAIVFILFGVLVTVVFGFVFFFNLEFQNMPALTKSSSVILVCVFLIIALASGFKILSSNYKSIEEKRALENKFLQTQLQLKEQELKFLKMQIHPHFLFNTLNTLYGFALKKSDQAPDMILKLSNLLDYILYQVDKPLVLLKSEIEHIDDYISLEKMRFQKNLNVRFQKDLYNETVQIPPMLLLPFVENAFKHGTPINGVMNISIHLKTTSKELHFYIENNSNKTTTKRKGIGLENIQKRLEMLYNKKSNLIVTSKENLFMVDLKIPLKND; encoded by the coding sequence ATGCGAAAAATAATCATTTCATCTTTATACAAAACACCACTTCATATATTGTATTGGGGACTGGTTTGGCTTTTTTTCTATCTCTTCTTTAGTGTAGGAAGTAGTAATGCCCAGTTTTTATTTTGGTTTACCAGTATTTTATCAATTATTACCATTATAGGTTCTTACGTTTTTACATACAATCTGATTCCTAATTATTTACTTACCAAAAAGTATTGGTCTTTTTTACTCTATACCACGTATGCTATTGTTTTTATCTTATTCGGAGTTTTGGTTACTGTTGTTTTTGGTTTTGTTTTCTTTTTTAATTTAGAATTTCAAAATATGCCCGCTTTAACAAAAAGTTCTTCCGTTATTTTAGTGTGCGTATTTTTAATTATTGCCTTGGCTAGTGGATTCAAAATATTAAGCTCCAATTATAAGTCTATTGAAGAAAAAAGAGCCTTAGAAAATAAGTTTTTACAAACACAGCTGCAATTAAAAGAACAGGAGTTGAAGTTTTTAAAAATGCAAATCCACCCACATTTTTTATTCAATACCTTAAATACGTTGTATGGATTTGCCTTAAAAAAATCAGATCAAGCCCCTGATATGATTTTAAAACTTTCTAATTTATTAGATTACATTTTATATCAGGTAGACAAACCTTTGGTGTTGTTAAAAAGTGAAATTGAACATATAGATGATTATATTTCCTTAGAAAAAATGCGTTTTCAAAAAAATCTAAACGTGCGTTTTCAAAAAGATTTGTATAACGAAACTGTTCAGATTCCTCCTATGCTTTTACTTCCTTTTGTTGAAAATGCGTTTAAACATGGAACTCCAATTAATGGCGTAATGAATATTAGCATTCACCTCAAAACAACCAGCAAGGAATTGCATTTTTATATAGAAAACAACTCCAATAAAACCACCACTAAAAGAAAAGGTATTGGTCTTGAAAACATTCAAAAACGATTAGAAATGCTATACAACAAAAAGTCGAATCTTATCGTAACATCAAAAGAAAATTTATTTATGGTTGATTTAAAAATTCCTTTAAAAAATGACTAA
- a CDS encoding MotA/TolQ/ExbB proton channel family protein — protein MRFIIEGGWMFMVPLLALLLLVIVLFIKGLKNNTEKNAALLKSISLFALFFGVLGFVLGLSQALGAIAIVNDIAPQVLAGGLKVGLLAPTFGLIIFLLGRLFDIILLLKREN, from the coding sequence ATGAGATTTATTATTGAAGGAGGTTGGATGTTTATGGTGCCACTATTAGCCCTATTACTATTGGTTATCGTACTTTTTATCAAAGGGTTAAAAAATAACACAGAGAAAAATGCAGCGTTGCTTAAAAGTATTAGTTTGTTTGCACTTTTTTTTGGAGTCTTAGGGTTCGTTCTTGGGTTAAGTCAAGCATTAGGAGCCATAGCGATTGTTAATGATATAGCTCCTCAAGTTTTAGCAGGAGGTCTTAAAGTAGGTTTGTTAGCACCAACTTTTGGGTTGATTATTTTTTTACTAGGAAGATTATTTGATATTATTTTATTATTGAAAAGAGAAAATTAA